In one Liolophura sinensis isolate JHLJ2023 chromosome 11, CUHK_Ljap_v2, whole genome shotgun sequence genomic region, the following are encoded:
- the LOC135477743 gene encoding uncharacterized protein LOC135477743, producing MTVALGINQAELSSISTHEPGPYVGGYLPLRTADDSPTWNRHKAVTEVTVCLMSQLSQDQCLWLAVSSFLDHLLTHHTTLSYMTCWSVIVIINRLYTSGCPIGDSLRNCVIKLSLSLIHSVVAMTVDDSKSEEEVDWLTYRDSVWKAVIGCLAILDPKLVTFLDKFQESVLSPNCPGAHTAVMMLTHIVKTPDLMINLQVDLQKLQTITDTIQKQVCGVIDEQVLTDLLYHVSVITAGGR from the exons ATGACTGTGGCATTGG GAATAAATCAAGCAGAGTTGTCGTCCATCTCGACACATGAGCCCGGTCCCTATGTGgggggttacctccccttgagAACAGCTGATGATTCGCCAACATGGAACCGCCATAAAGCTGTCACTGAG GTGACTGTGTGTCTGATGTCACAACTCTCTCAGGATCAATGTTTATGGCTAGCAGTGTCTTCATTCTTGGATCATTTATTG ACTCATCACACGACCTTGAGCTACATGACGTGCTGGTCAGTGATTGTGATCATTAATAGGCTATACACTTCTGGATGTCCAATAGGAGACAGCCTTAGAAACTGTGTCATCAAACTAAGCCTGTCATTGATACATTCTGTGGTTGCCATGACAGTTGATGACTCCAAATCAGAGGAAGAAGTGGATTGGTTAACTTACCGTGATAGTGTATGGAAGGCTGTGATTGGCTGCTTGGCCATTCTAGACCCAAAATTAGTCACCTTTCTGGATAAATTTCAGGAAAGTGTTCTTTCTCCAAACTGCCCAG GTGCTCATACTGCTGTCATGATGCTGACCCACATTGTGAAGACGCCAGACCTGATGATCAACTTACAAGTTGACCTTCAGAAATTACAGACTATCACAGACACCATTCAG aagcaggtgtgtggtgtgatagatgaacaggtgttgacagatctgctgtaccatgtgtctgtgatcacagCAGGCGGTAGATAA